One Sebastes umbrosus isolate fSebUmb1 chromosome 6, fSebUmb1.pri, whole genome shotgun sequence DNA window includes the following coding sequences:
- the naca gene encoding nascent polypeptide-associated complex subunit alpha isoform X18: MPGEATETVPVTEQEMQQPQVETATPPAPSSSQKPQAASGPAKPKGKDAKSAQGSSAPKAVPGRRKRSSMSASSSSPTSPKSATATTPLSPVTSPLATSPGSSPAARFTPKVVKAGKQGKAKKGEAFVPVPSPVECKVTPVKEKPVEANLMQTVVEAKPAPVEPNKPSAAAAKPVVAPAAFKVTSKPAVAAPVSFSDTLASSPPTSVEFKTASSKVAPVFAAADDDLPPLIPPVKPVKMPEPLPPVDATKVASKPKMDIELQSVPVEVAKAVTMVKSAPIESAKVVAKASTAAVEVVKAAPAKIEAVKEAPPIKHAPVEADKPAVVAKPAPVEAAKPAVVAKPAPVEAAKPAFVAKPAPVEAAKPAAEAKPAPVEAVKPAAEAKLAPVEAAKPVVVAKPAPVEAAKPAVVAKPAPVEAAKSAVIAKPAPVEAAKPAFVAKPAPVEAEKPAAEAKPAQIEAAKPVAKPKPAPVEAAKPVAEPKPAPVEAAKPVAEPKPAPVEAAKPVAEHKPAHVEAAKPVAEHKPTAAEVTKPAPVVVAKPATEAELVKAAPAEVPSKPAAEPSSAPLKPASVEPAVPAPVPHKLTFAEAVAKPAPVKPEVEVIGKTPSEPISSPKPAPKPAKTPVKVEPVIKNDKGSGTESDSDDSVPELEEQDSAQTQTQQAQLAAAAEIDEEPVSKAKQSRSEKKARKAMSKLGLRQVTGVTRVTIRKSKNILFVITKPDVYKSPASDTYIVFGEAKIEDLSQQAQLAAAEKFKVQGEAVSNIQENTQTPTVQEESEEEEVDDTGVEVKDIELVMSQANVSRTKAVRALKNNNNDIVNAIMELTM; encoded by the exons CTACACCTCCTGCCCCATCTTCCTCCCAGAAACCTCAGGCAGCTTCTGGCCCTGCAAAGCCCAAAGGCAAAGATGCCAAGAGTGCGCAGGGCTCCTCTGCCCCAAAGGCTGTCCCTGGCAGAAGAAAACGCTCCTCTATGTctgcctcttcttcctctcccacCTCACCGAAATCTGCTACTGCCACTACCCCTCTGTCACCTGTTACATCTCCCCTAGCTACCTCACCTGGCAGCTCTCCTGCTGCCCGCTTCACCCCGAAAGTTGTCAAGGCTGGCAAACAAGGAAAAGCTAAGAAAGGAGAGGCTTTTGTGCCTGTTCCTTCCCCTGTGGAGTGCAAGGTCACACCAGTAAAGGAAAAACCAGTAGAGGCTAACCTCATGCAAACTGTTGTTGAAGCTAAACCTGCCCCAGTTGAGCCAAACAAAccatcagcagctgctgcaaAGCCTGTTGTTGCCCCAGCTGCTTTTAAAGTTACCTCAAAGCCTGCTGTGGCAGCTCCAGTTTCATTTTCAGATACTCTTGCCTCTAGCCCTCCCACATCAGTTGAATTTAAGACAGCTTCATCAAAGGTTGCTCCTGTTTTTgcagctgctgatgatgatCTCCCTCCACTGATTCCACCTGTGAAGCCAGTTAAAATGCCAGAACCTCTTCCCCCTGTAGACGCTACTAAGGTAGCATCTAAACCTAAGATGGATATTGAGCTTCAGTCTGTGCCTGTTGAAGTTGCCAAAGCAGTAACCATGGTTAAATCTGCACCTATTGAAAGTGCTAAAGTGGTTGCTAAAGCCTCAACTGCAGCTGTTGAGGTTGTTAAAGCAGCCCCAGCCAAAATTGAGGCTGTTAAGGAGGCTCCCCCAATCAAACATGCTCCCGTTGAGGCTGATAAGCCAGCTGTTGTGGCTAAACCTGCTCCCGTTGAGGCTGCTAAGCCAGCTGTTGTGGCCAAACCTGCTCCTGTCGAGGCTGCTAAGCCAGCCTTTGTAGCCAAACCTGCTCCCGTTGAGGCTGCGAAGCCAGCTGCTGAGGCCAAACCTGCCCCTGTTGAG GCTGTTAAGCCAGCTGCTGAGGCCAAACTAGCTCCAGTTGAGGCTGCTAAGCCAGTTGTTGTAGCCAAACCTGCTCCCGTTGAGGCTGCTAAGCCAGCTGTTGTAGCCAAACCTGCTCCCGTTGAG GCTGCTAAGTCAGCTGTTATAGCCAAACCTGCTCCTGTTGAGGCTGCTAAGCCAGCCTTTGTAGCCAAACCTGCTCCCGTTGAGGCTGAAAAGCCAGCTGCTGAGGCCAAACCTGCTCAAATTGAGGCTGCTAAACCAGTTGCAAAACCTAAACCAGCTCCCGTTGAGGCTGCTAAGCCAGTTGCAGAACCTAAACCAGCTCCCGTTGAGGCTGCTAAACCAGTTGCAGAACCTAAACCAGCTCCCGTTGAGGCTGCTAAACCAGTTGCAGAACATAAACCAGCTCACGTTGAGGCTGCTAAACCAGTTGCAGAACATAAACCAACTGCCGCTGAGGTTACCAAGCCGGCCCCTGTTGTGGTTGCTAAGCCAGCTACTGAGGCAGAATTGGTCAAGGCGGCACCTGCCGAGGTGCCTTCCAAACCAGCAGCTGAGCCTTCATCTGCTCCCCTAAAACCCGCTTCAGTTGAGCCTGCTGTTCCTGCCCCAGTTCCCCATAAACTCACATTTGCTGAGGCAGTTGCAAAACCTGCCCCTGTTAAACCTGAGGTTGAGGTAATTGGTAAGACTCCTTCTGAACCCATCTCATCACCCAAACCTGCCCCCAAACCTGCTAAAACCCCAGTCAAGGTGGAGCCTGTGATCAAGAACGACAAGg GATCCGGTACTGAGTCAGACAGCGATGACTCAGTCCCTGAGCTGGAGGAACAGGACTCTgcgcagacacagacacagcaagCTCAG CTTGCAGCAGCTGCTGAAATTGACGAGGAACCGGTCAGCAAAGCCAAACAGAGCCGCAGTGAAAAGAAGGCACGAAAG GCAATGTCAAAGCTTGGTCTCAGGCAGGTAACAGGGGTCACCAGGGTCACCATTCGCAAGTCAAAGAACATCTTGTTTGTCATCACCAAACCAGACGTCTACAAGAGCCCTGCATCAGACACATACATAGTCTTCGGTGAAGCTAAG ATTGAAGATCTCTCACAGCAAGCCCAGCTGGCCGCCGCAGAAAAATTCAAGGTACAGGGAGAAGCTGTTTCAAACATccaggaaaacacacagacgCCAACAGTACAGGAGGAGAGCGAAGAAGAAGAG GTGGATGACACCGGAGTGGAGGTCAAGGACATTGAACTCGTCATGTCACAAGCCAACGTGTCGCGGACGAAGGCTGTACGCGctctgaaaaacaacaacaacgacattGTCAATGCTATTATG GAGTTGACAATGTAA
- the naca gene encoding nascent polypeptide-associated complex subunit alpha isoform X3, protein MPGEATETVPVTEQEMQQPQVETATPPAPSSSQKPQAASGPAKPKGKDAKSAQGSSAPKAVPGRRKRSSMSASSSSPTSPKSATATTPLSPVTSPLATSPGSSPAARFTPKVVKAGKQGKAKKGEAFVPVPSPVECKVTPVKEKPVEANLMQTVVEAKPAPVEPNKPSAAAAKPVVAPAAFKVTSKPAVAAPVSFSDTLASSPPTSVEFKTASSKVAPVFAAADDDLPPLIPPVKPVKMPEPLPPVDATKVASKPKMDIELQSVPVEVAKAVTMVKSAPIESAKVVAKASTAAVEVVKAAPAKIEAVKEAPPIKHAPVEADKPAVVAKPAPVEAAKPAVVAKPAPVEAAKPAFVAKPAPVEAAKPAAEAKPAPVEAVKPAAEAKLAPVEAAKPVVVAKPAPVEAAKPAVVAKPAPVEAAKSAVVAKPAPVEAVKPAAEAKPAPVEAAKPAVVAKPAPVEAVKPAAEAKPAPIEAAKSAVIAKPAPVEAAKPAFVAKPAPVEAEKPAAEAKPAQIEAAKPVAKPKPAPVEAAKPVAEPKPAPVEAAKPVAEPKPAPVEAAKPVAEHKPAHVEAAKPVAEHKPTAAEVTKPAPVVVAKPATEAELVKAAPAEVPSKPAAEPSSAPLKPASVEPAVPAPVPHKLTFAEAVAKPAPVKPEVEVIGKTPSEPISSPKPAPKPAKTPVKVEPVIKNDKGSGTESDSDDSVPELEEQDSAQTQTQQAQLAAAAEIDEEPVSKAKQSRSEKKARKAMSKLGLRQVTGVTRVTIRKSKNILFVITKPDVYKSPASDTYIVFGEAKIEDLSQQAQLAAAEKFKVQGEAVSNIQENTQTPTVQEESEEEEVDDTGVEVKDIELVMSQANVSRTKAVRALKNNNNDIVNAIMELTM, encoded by the exons CTACACCTCCTGCCCCATCTTCCTCCCAGAAACCTCAGGCAGCTTCTGGCCCTGCAAAGCCCAAAGGCAAAGATGCCAAGAGTGCGCAGGGCTCCTCTGCCCCAAAGGCTGTCCCTGGCAGAAGAAAACGCTCCTCTATGTctgcctcttcttcctctcccacCTCACCGAAATCTGCTACTGCCACTACCCCTCTGTCACCTGTTACATCTCCCCTAGCTACCTCACCTGGCAGCTCTCCTGCTGCCCGCTTCACCCCGAAAGTTGTCAAGGCTGGCAAACAAGGAAAAGCTAAGAAAGGAGAGGCTTTTGTGCCTGTTCCTTCCCCTGTGGAGTGCAAGGTCACACCAGTAAAGGAAAAACCAGTAGAGGCTAACCTCATGCAAACTGTTGTTGAAGCTAAACCTGCCCCAGTTGAGCCAAACAAAccatcagcagctgctgcaaAGCCTGTTGTTGCCCCAGCTGCTTTTAAAGTTACCTCAAAGCCTGCTGTGGCAGCTCCAGTTTCATTTTCAGATACTCTTGCCTCTAGCCCTCCCACATCAGTTGAATTTAAGACAGCTTCATCAAAGGTTGCTCCTGTTTTTgcagctgctgatgatgatCTCCCTCCACTGATTCCACCTGTGAAGCCAGTTAAAATGCCAGAACCTCTTCCCCCTGTAGACGCTACTAAGGTAGCATCTAAACCTAAGATGGATATTGAGCTTCAGTCTGTGCCTGTTGAAGTTGCCAAAGCAGTAACCATGGTTAAATCTGCACCTATTGAAAGTGCTAAAGTGGTTGCTAAAGCCTCAACTGCAGCTGTTGAGGTTGTTAAAGCAGCCCCAGCCAAAATTGAGGCTGTTAAGGAGGCTCCCCCAATCAAACATGCTCCCGTTGAGGCTGATAAGCCAGCTGTTGTGGCTAAACCTGCTCCCGTTGAGGCTGCTAAGCCAGCTGTTGTGGCCAAACCTGCTCCTGTCGAGGCTGCTAAGCCAGCCTTTGTAGCCAAACCTGCTCCCGTTGAGGCTGCGAAGCCAGCTGCTGAGGCCAAACCTGCCCCTGTTGAG GCTGTTAAGCCAGCTGCTGAGGCCAAACTAGCTCCAGTTGAGGCTGCTAAGCCAGTTGTTGTAGCCAAACCTGCTCCCGTTGAGGCTGCTAAGCCAGCTGTTGTAGCCAAACCTGCTCCCGTTGAGGCTGCTAAGTCAGCTGTTGTAGCCAAACCTGCCCCTGTTGAG GCTGTTAAGCCAGCTGCTGAGGCAAAACCTGCTCCAGTTGAGGCTGCTAAACCTGCTGTTGTAGCCAAACCTGCTCCCGTTGAGGCTGTTAAGCCAGCTGCTGAGGCAAAACCTGCTCCAATTGAGGCTGCTAAGTCAGCTGTTATAGCCAAACCTGCTCCTGTTGAGGCTGCTAAGCCAGCCTTTGTAGCCAAACCTGCTCCCGTTGAGGCTGAAAAGCCAGCTGCTGAGGCCAAACCTGCTCAAATTGAGGCTGCTAAACCAGTTGCAAAACCTAAACCAGCTCCCGTTGAGGCTGCTAAGCCAGTTGCAGAACCTAAACCAGCTCCCGTTGAGGCTGCTAAACCAGTTGCAGAACCTAAACCAGCTCCCGTTGAGGCTGCTAAACCAGTTGCAGAACATAAACCAGCTCACGTTGAGGCTGCTAAACCAGTTGCAGAACATAAACCAACTGCCGCTGAGGTTACCAAGCCGGCCCCTGTTGTGGTTGCTAAGCCAGCTACTGAGGCAGAATTGGTCAAGGCGGCACCTGCCGAGGTGCCTTCCAAACCAGCAGCTGAGCCTTCATCTGCTCCCCTAAAACCCGCTTCAGTTGAGCCTGCTGTTCCTGCCCCAGTTCCCCATAAACTCACATTTGCTGAGGCAGTTGCAAAACCTGCCCCTGTTAAACCTGAGGTTGAGGTAATTGGTAAGACTCCTTCTGAACCCATCTCATCACCCAAACCTGCCCCCAAACCTGCTAAAACCCCAGTCAAGGTGGAGCCTGTGATCAAGAACGACAAGg GATCCGGTACTGAGTCAGACAGCGATGACTCAGTCCCTGAGCTGGAGGAACAGGACTCTgcgcagacacagacacagcaagCTCAG CTTGCAGCAGCTGCTGAAATTGACGAGGAACCGGTCAGCAAAGCCAAACAGAGCCGCAGTGAAAAGAAGGCACGAAAG GCAATGTCAAAGCTTGGTCTCAGGCAGGTAACAGGGGTCACCAGGGTCACCATTCGCAAGTCAAAGAACATCTTGTTTGTCATCACCAAACCAGACGTCTACAAGAGCCCTGCATCAGACACATACATAGTCTTCGGTGAAGCTAAG ATTGAAGATCTCTCACAGCAAGCCCAGCTGGCCGCCGCAGAAAAATTCAAGGTACAGGGAGAAGCTGTTTCAAACATccaggaaaacacacagacgCCAACAGTACAGGAGGAGAGCGAAGAAGAAGAG GTGGATGACACCGGAGTGGAGGTCAAGGACATTGAACTCGTCATGTCACAAGCCAACGTGTCGCGGACGAAGGCTGTACGCGctctgaaaaacaacaacaacgacattGTCAATGCTATTATG GAGTTGACAATGTAA
- the naca gene encoding nascent polypeptide-associated complex subunit alpha isoform X5 yields MPGEATETVPVTEQEMQQPQVETATPPAPSSSQKPQAASGPAKPKGKDAKSAQGSSAPKAVPGRRKRSSMSASSSSPTSPKSATATTPLSPVTSPLATSPGSSPAARFTPKVVKAGKQGKAKKGEAFVPVPSPVECKVTPVKEKPVEANLMQTVVEAKPAPVEPNKPSAAAAKPVVAPAAFKVTSKPAVAAPVSFSDTLASSPPTSVEFKTASSKVAPVFAAADDDLPPLIPPVKPVKMPEPLPPVDATKVASKPKMDIELQSVPVEVAKAVTMVKSAPIESAKVVAKASTAAVEVVKAAPAKIEAVKEAPPIKHAPVEADKPAVVAKPAPVEAAKPAVVAKPAPVEAAKPAFVAKPAPVEAAKPAAEAKPAPVEAVKPAAEAKLAPVEAAKPVVVAKPAPVEAAKPAVVAKPAPVEAAKSAVVAKPAPVEAAVAEPAPVEAVKPAAEAKPAPVEAAKPAVVAKPAPVEAVKPAAEAKPAPIEAAKSAVIAKPAPVEAAKPAFVAKPAPVEAAKPVAKPKPAPVEAAKPVAEPKPAPVEAAKPVAEPKPAPVEAAKPVAEHKPAHVEAAKPVAEHKPTAAEVTKPAPVVVAKPATEAELVKAAPAEVPSKPAAEPSSAPLKPASVEPAVPAPVPHKLTFAEAVAKPAPVKPEVEVIGKTPSEPISSPKPAPKPAKTPVKVEPVIKNDKGSGTESDSDDSVPELEEQDSAQTQTQQAQLAAAAEIDEEPVSKAKQSRSEKKARKAMSKLGLRQVTGVTRVTIRKSKNILFVITKPDVYKSPASDTYIVFGEAKIEDLSQQAQLAAAEKFKVQGEAVSNIQENTQTPTVQEESEEEEVDDTGVEVKDIELVMSQANVSRTKAVRALKNNNNDIVNAIMELTM; encoded by the exons CTACACCTCCTGCCCCATCTTCCTCCCAGAAACCTCAGGCAGCTTCTGGCCCTGCAAAGCCCAAAGGCAAAGATGCCAAGAGTGCGCAGGGCTCCTCTGCCCCAAAGGCTGTCCCTGGCAGAAGAAAACGCTCCTCTATGTctgcctcttcttcctctcccacCTCACCGAAATCTGCTACTGCCACTACCCCTCTGTCACCTGTTACATCTCCCCTAGCTACCTCACCTGGCAGCTCTCCTGCTGCCCGCTTCACCCCGAAAGTTGTCAAGGCTGGCAAACAAGGAAAAGCTAAGAAAGGAGAGGCTTTTGTGCCTGTTCCTTCCCCTGTGGAGTGCAAGGTCACACCAGTAAAGGAAAAACCAGTAGAGGCTAACCTCATGCAAACTGTTGTTGAAGCTAAACCTGCCCCAGTTGAGCCAAACAAAccatcagcagctgctgcaaAGCCTGTTGTTGCCCCAGCTGCTTTTAAAGTTACCTCAAAGCCTGCTGTGGCAGCTCCAGTTTCATTTTCAGATACTCTTGCCTCTAGCCCTCCCACATCAGTTGAATTTAAGACAGCTTCATCAAAGGTTGCTCCTGTTTTTgcagctgctgatgatgatCTCCCTCCACTGATTCCACCTGTGAAGCCAGTTAAAATGCCAGAACCTCTTCCCCCTGTAGACGCTACTAAGGTAGCATCTAAACCTAAGATGGATATTGAGCTTCAGTCTGTGCCTGTTGAAGTTGCCAAAGCAGTAACCATGGTTAAATCTGCACCTATTGAAAGTGCTAAAGTGGTTGCTAAAGCCTCAACTGCAGCTGTTGAGGTTGTTAAAGCAGCCCCAGCCAAAATTGAGGCTGTTAAGGAGGCTCCCCCAATCAAACATGCTCCCGTTGAGGCTGATAAGCCAGCTGTTGTGGCTAAACCTGCTCCCGTTGAGGCTGCTAAGCCAGCTGTTGTGGCCAAACCTGCTCCTGTCGAGGCTGCTAAGCCAGCCTTTGTAGCCAAACCTGCTCCCGTTGAGGCTGCGAAGCCAGCTGCTGAGGCCAAACCTGCCCCTGTTGAG GCTGTTAAGCCAGCTGCTGAGGCCAAACTAGCTCCAGTTGAGGCTGCTAAGCCAGTTGTTGTAGCCAAACCTGCTCCCGTTGAGGCTGCTAAGCCAGCTGTTGTAGCCAAACCTGCTCCCGTTGAGGCTGCTAAGTCAGCTGTTGTAGCCAAACCTGCCCCTGTTGAGGCTGCTGTAGCCGAACCTGCTCCCGTTGAGGCTGTTAAGCCAGCTGCTGAGGCAAAACCTGCTCCAGTTGAGGCTGCTAAACCTGCTGTTGTAGCCAAACCTGCTCCCGTTGAGGCTGTTAAGCCAGCTGCTGAGGCAAAACCTGCTCCAATTGAGGCTGCTAAGTCAGCTGTTATAGCCAAACCTGCTCCTGTTGAGGCTGCTAAGCCAGCCTTTGTAGCCAAACCTGCTCCCGTTGAG GCTGCTAAACCAGTTGCAAAACCTAAACCAGCTCCCGTTGAGGCTGCTAAGCCAGTTGCAGAACCTAAACCAGCTCCCGTTGAGGCTGCTAAACCAGTTGCAGAACCTAAACCAGCTCCCGTTGAGGCTGCTAAACCAGTTGCAGAACATAAACCAGCTCACGTTGAGGCTGCTAAACCAGTTGCAGAACATAAACCAACTGCCGCTGAGGTTACCAAGCCGGCCCCTGTTGTGGTTGCTAAGCCAGCTACTGAGGCAGAATTGGTCAAGGCGGCACCTGCCGAGGTGCCTTCCAAACCAGCAGCTGAGCCTTCATCTGCTCCCCTAAAACCCGCTTCAGTTGAGCCTGCTGTTCCTGCCCCAGTTCCCCATAAACTCACATTTGCTGAGGCAGTTGCAAAACCTGCCCCTGTTAAACCTGAGGTTGAGGTAATTGGTAAGACTCCTTCTGAACCCATCTCATCACCCAAACCTGCCCCCAAACCTGCTAAAACCCCAGTCAAGGTGGAGCCTGTGATCAAGAACGACAAGg GATCCGGTACTGAGTCAGACAGCGATGACTCAGTCCCTGAGCTGGAGGAACAGGACTCTgcgcagacacagacacagcaagCTCAG CTTGCAGCAGCTGCTGAAATTGACGAGGAACCGGTCAGCAAAGCCAAACAGAGCCGCAGTGAAAAGAAGGCACGAAAG GCAATGTCAAAGCTTGGTCTCAGGCAGGTAACAGGGGTCACCAGGGTCACCATTCGCAAGTCAAAGAACATCTTGTTTGTCATCACCAAACCAGACGTCTACAAGAGCCCTGCATCAGACACATACATAGTCTTCGGTGAAGCTAAG ATTGAAGATCTCTCACAGCAAGCCCAGCTGGCCGCCGCAGAAAAATTCAAGGTACAGGGAGAAGCTGTTTCAAACATccaggaaaacacacagacgCCAACAGTACAGGAGGAGAGCGAAGAAGAAGAG GTGGATGACACCGGAGTGGAGGTCAAGGACATTGAACTCGTCATGTCACAAGCCAACGTGTCGCGGACGAAGGCTGTACGCGctctgaaaaacaacaacaacgacattGTCAATGCTATTATG GAGTTGACAATGTAA
- the naca gene encoding nascent polypeptide-associated complex subunit alpha isoform X21 has product MPGEATETVPVTEQEMQQPQVETATPPAPSSSQKPQAASGPAKPKGKDAKSAQGSSAPKAVPGRRKRSSMSASSSSPTSPKSATATTPLSPVTSPLATSPGSSPAARFTPKVVKAGKQGKAKKGEAFVPVPSPVECKVTPVKEKPVEANLMQTVVEAKPAPVEPNKPSAAAAKPVVAPAAFKVTSKPAVAAPVSFSDTLASSPPTSVEFKTASSKVAPVFAAADDDLPPLIPPVKPVKMPEPLPPVDATKVASKPKMDIELQSVPVEVAKAVTMVKSAPIESAKVVAKASTAAVEVVKAAPAKIEAVKEAPPIKHAPVEAAKPAVVAKPAPVEAAKSAVVAKPAPVEAAVAEPAPVEAVKPAAEAKPAPVEAAKPAVVAKPAPVEAVKPAAEAKPAPIEAAKSAVIAKPAPVEAAKPAFVAKPAPVEAEKPAAEAKPAQIEAAKPVAKPKPAPVEAAKPVAEPKPAPVEAAKPVAEPKPAPVEAAKPVAEHKPAHVEAAKPVAEHKPTAAEVTKPAPVVVAKPATEAELVKAAPAEVPSKPAAEPSSAPLKPASVEPAVPAPVPHKLTFAEAVAKPAPVKPEVEVIGKTPSEPISSPKPAPKPAKTPVKVEPVIKNDKGSGTESDSDDSVPELEEQDSAQTQTQQAQLAAAAEIDEEPVSKAKQSRSEKKARKAMSKLGLRQVTGVTRVTIRKSKNILFVITKPDVYKSPASDTYIVFGEAKIEDLSQQAQLAAAEKFKVQGEAVSNIQENTQTPTVQEESEEEEVDDTGVEVKDIELVMSQANVSRTKAVRALKNNNNDIVNAIMELTM; this is encoded by the exons CTACACCTCCTGCCCCATCTTCCTCCCAGAAACCTCAGGCAGCTTCTGGCCCTGCAAAGCCCAAAGGCAAAGATGCCAAGAGTGCGCAGGGCTCCTCTGCCCCAAAGGCTGTCCCTGGCAGAAGAAAACGCTCCTCTATGTctgcctcttcttcctctcccacCTCACCGAAATCTGCTACTGCCACTACCCCTCTGTCACCTGTTACATCTCCCCTAGCTACCTCACCTGGCAGCTCTCCTGCTGCCCGCTTCACCCCGAAAGTTGTCAAGGCTGGCAAACAAGGAAAAGCTAAGAAAGGAGAGGCTTTTGTGCCTGTTCCTTCCCCTGTGGAGTGCAAGGTCACACCAGTAAAGGAAAAACCAGTAGAGGCTAACCTCATGCAAACTGTTGTTGAAGCTAAACCTGCCCCAGTTGAGCCAAACAAAccatcagcagctgctgcaaAGCCTGTTGTTGCCCCAGCTGCTTTTAAAGTTACCTCAAAGCCTGCTGTGGCAGCTCCAGTTTCATTTTCAGATACTCTTGCCTCTAGCCCTCCCACATCAGTTGAATTTAAGACAGCTTCATCAAAGGTTGCTCCTGTTTTTgcagctgctgatgatgatCTCCCTCCACTGATTCCACCTGTGAAGCCAGTTAAAATGCCAGAACCTCTTCCCCCTGTAGACGCTACTAAGGTAGCATCTAAACCTAAGATGGATATTGAGCTTCAGTCTGTGCCTGTTGAAGTTGCCAAAGCAGTAACCATGGTTAAATCTGCACCTATTGAAAGTGCTAAAGTGGTTGCTAAAGCCTCAACTGCAGCTGTTGAGGTTGTTAAAGCAGCCCCAGCCAAAATTGAGGCTGTTAAGGAGGCTCCCCCAATCAAACATGCTCCCGTTGAG GCTGCTAAGCCAGCTGTTGTAGCCAAACCTGCTCCCGTTGAGGCTGCTAAGTCAGCTGTTGTAGCCAAACCTGCCCCTGTTGAGGCTGCTGTAGCCGAACCTGCTCCCGTTGAGGCTGTTAAGCCAGCTGCTGAGGCAAAACCTGCTCCAGTTGAGGCTGCTAAACCTGCTGTTGTAGCCAAACCTGCTCCCGTTGAGGCTGTTAAGCCAGCTGCTGAGGCAAAACCTGCTCCAATTGAGGCTGCTAAGTCAGCTGTTATAGCCAAACCTGCTCCTGTTGAGGCTGCTAAGCCAGCCTTTGTAGCCAAACCTGCTCCCGTTGAGGCTGAAAAGCCAGCTGCTGAGGCCAAACCTGCTCAAATTGAGGCTGCTAAACCAGTTGCAAAACCTAAACCAGCTCCCGTTGAGGCTGCTAAGCCAGTTGCAGAACCTAAACCAGCTCCCGTTGAGGCTGCTAAACCAGTTGCAGAACCTAAACCAGCTCCCGTTGAGGCTGCTAAACCAGTTGCAGAACATAAACCAGCTCACGTTGAGGCTGCTAAACCAGTTGCAGAACATAAACCAACTGCCGCTGAGGTTACCAAGCCGGCCCCTGTTGTGGTTGCTAAGCCAGCTACTGAGGCAGAATTGGTCAAGGCGGCACCTGCCGAGGTGCCTTCCAAACCAGCAGCTGAGCCTTCATCTGCTCCCCTAAAACCCGCTTCAGTTGAGCCTGCTGTTCCTGCCCCAGTTCCCCATAAACTCACATTTGCTGAGGCAGTTGCAAAACCTGCCCCTGTTAAACCTGAGGTTGAGGTAATTGGTAAGACTCCTTCTGAACCCATCTCATCACCCAAACCTGCCCCCAAACCTGCTAAAACCCCAGTCAAGGTGGAGCCTGTGATCAAGAACGACAAGg GATCCGGTACTGAGTCAGACAGCGATGACTCAGTCCCTGAGCTGGAGGAACAGGACTCTgcgcagacacagacacagcaagCTCAG CTTGCAGCAGCTGCTGAAATTGACGAGGAACCGGTCAGCAAAGCCAAACAGAGCCGCAGTGAAAAGAAGGCACGAAAG GCAATGTCAAAGCTTGGTCTCAGGCAGGTAACAGGGGTCACCAGGGTCACCATTCGCAAGTCAAAGAACATCTTGTTTGTCATCACCAAACCAGACGTCTACAAGAGCCCTGCATCAGACACATACATAGTCTTCGGTGAAGCTAAG ATTGAAGATCTCTCACAGCAAGCCCAGCTGGCCGCCGCAGAAAAATTCAAGGTACAGGGAGAAGCTGTTTCAAACATccaggaaaacacacagacgCCAACAGTACAGGAGGAGAGCGAAGAAGAAGAG GTGGATGACACCGGAGTGGAGGTCAAGGACATTGAACTCGTCATGTCACAAGCCAACGTGTCGCGGACGAAGGCTGTACGCGctctgaaaaacaacaacaacgacattGTCAATGCTATTATG GAGTTGACAATGTAA